A part of Gambusia affinis linkage group LG19, SWU_Gaff_1.0, whole genome shotgun sequence genomic DNA contains:
- the LOC122821852 gene encoding RING finger protein 222, which yields MALYKEDSQDDTPECPVCYEILSGSERTLSCGHVFCHDCLVKTLVSINSNGVLRDTIVCPICRHLTFIKRQKESLVALSAIKYPDEEQTLEVPLPTTESQLRSARRGSGGSLLRGVNRIAYCCWSIFRRVRPERLIGHNHNACQIFIISAQGRPMAEEDALNVVMTVVHPQPRERRRVCTSSRCLLCLLSAFTVLALVAATLPWILLA from the coding sequence ATGGCACTTTACAAAGAGGACAGCCAAGACGACACACCGGAGTGTCCAGTATGCTACGAGATCCTGTCGGGCAGTGAGCGGACTTTAAGCTGCGGACATGTATTCTGTCACGACTGCTTGGTCAAAACGCTGGTCAGCATTAACAGTAATGGAGTCCTCAGGGACACAATTGTCTGCCCCATCTGCCGACATCTGACGTTCATCAAGAGGCAAAAGGAATCGCTGGTGGCACTCTCAGCGATCAAGTATCCAGATGAAGAACAGACCCTGGAGGTGCCTCTTCCTACAACGGAGTCGCAGCTCCGCAGCGCACGGCGCGGCTCCGGGGGCAGCTTACTGAGGGGAGTTAACCGGATAGCCTACTGCTGCTGGAGTATCTTTCGACGAGTCCGTCCGGAGAGGTTAATCGGACACAACCACAATGCGTGTCAGATCTTCATCATAAGTGCCCAGGGGCGACCGATGGCAGAGGAGGATGCGCTCAATGTTGTGATGACAGTGGTTCACCCTCAGCCCAGGGAGAGACGCAGGGTTTGCACCTCGTCGCGATGCTTGCTCTGTTTGCTGTCAGCCTTTACTGTTCTAGCACTGGTGGCCGCGACTTTACCTTGGATTTTATTGGCATAG